A window of the Osmia lignaria lignaria isolate PbOS001 chromosome 2, iyOsmLign1, whole genome shotgun sequence genome harbors these coding sequences:
- the Ald1 gene encoding fructose-bisphosphate aldolase isoform X1, whose protein sequence is MVAEKYDKLEPELKQELKNIAQQIVAPGKGILAADESTTTIGKRLKDINVENTEENRKAYRQLLFTSAKDVIGQHISGVILFHETLYQKADDGTPFVELLKQRNILPGIKVDTGVVPLFGTNDECTTQGLDGLQERCIQYKKDGCHFAKWRCVLKIKKDTPSKLAILENANVLARYASICQSARIVPIVEPEILPDGDHDLARCQAVTEEVLAAVYKALNDHHVYLEGTLLKPNMVTPGQSCPKKATPQEIAAATVTALLRTVPPAVPGITFLSGGQSEEEASVNLDAINKFPANKPWALTFSYGRALQASVLRAWGGKKEQINAGQQELIKRAKANSAASQGKYVAGSIVSAAANTSLYVKSHAY, encoded by the exons ATGGTTGCGGAAAAGTACGATAAGCTCGAACCTGAGCTGAAACAAGAACTCAAAAACATTGCCCAGCAAATCGTGGCACCAGGAAAGGGAATCCTAGCTGCTGATGAATCGACAACAACAATTGGCAAACGTTTAAAGGACATCAATGTTGAAAACACTGAAGAGAATCGTAAAGCATACAGACAACTTCTTTTCACCTCTGCAAAG GACGTTATTGGCCAGCACATCTCTGGTGTCATCTTGTTCCACGAGACTCTCTACCAGAAAGCCGATGATGGAACACCCTTCGTTGAGCTTCTGAAGCAACGTAACATCCTCCCCGGTATCAAGGTCGACACGGGTGTCGTGCCACTCTTTGGCACCAACGACGAGTGCACGACCCAAGGTCTCGACGGTCTTCAGGAACGTTGCATCCAGTACAAAAAGGATGGATGCCACTTCGCTAAGTGGCGTTGTGTGTTGAAGATCAAGAAAGACACCCCAAGCAAACTGGCTATCTTGGAAAACGCCAATGTTTTGGCTCGTTACGCTTCCATCTGCCAGAGTGCCAGGATCGTACCCATCGTCGAGCCTGAAATTTTGCCTGATGGTGACCACGACCTTGCTCGTTGCCAAGCGGTTACAGAGGAAGTTCTGGCCGCCGTTTACAAG GCACTCAATGACCATCATGTGTACCTTGAGGGAACCCTGCTGAAACCAAACATGGTTACCCCAGGTCAGAGCTGCCCCAAGAAAGCTACTCCTCAAGAGATTGCAGCTGCCACAGTGACTGCTTTGTTGCGCACTGTGCCACCTGCAGTACCTGGTATCACCTTCCTTAGCGGTGGACAATCTGAGGAGGAGGCATCTGTGAACTTGGACGCCATCAACAAGTTCCCAGCCAACAAACCTTGGGCACTGACCTTCAGTTATGGTCGTGCTCTCCAAGCTTCTGTCCTCCGTGCATGGGGAGGCAAGAAGGAACAAATTAATGCTGGCCAACAAGAACTTATCAAGAGGGCTAAG GCCAATAGTGCAGCTTCCCAAGGCAAATACGTTGCTGGCAGCATTGTCAGCGCAGCTGCAAATACTTCTCTCTATGTGAAATCTCATGCCTATTAA
- the Ald1 gene encoding fructose-bisphosphate aldolase isoform X2, which yields MVAEKYDKLEPELKQELKNIAQQIVAPGKGILAADESTTTIGKRLKDINVENTEENRKAYRQLLFTSAKDVIGQHISGVILFHETLYQKADDGTPFVELLKQRNILPGIKVDTGVVPLFGTNDECTTQGLDGLQERCIQYKKDGCHFAKWRCVLKIKKDTPSKLAILENANVLARYASICQSARIVPIVEPEILPDGDHDLARCQAVTEEVLAAVYKALNDHHVYLEGTLLKPNMVTPGQSCPKKATPQEIAAATVTALLRTVPPAVPGITFLSGGQSEEEASVNLDAINKFPANKPWALTFSYGRALQASVLRAWGGKKEQINAGQQELIKRAKANSESALGKYAGGVTGAAGDAALFVANHAY from the exons ATGGTTGCGGAAAAGTACGATAAGCTCGAACCTGAGCTGAAACAAGAACTCAAAAACATTGCCCAGCAAATCGTGGCACCAGGAAAGGGAATCCTAGCTGCTGATGAATCGACAACAACAATTGGCAAACGTTTAAAGGACATCAATGTTGAAAACACTGAAGAGAATCGTAAAGCATACAGACAACTTCTTTTCACCTCTGCAAAG GACGTTATTGGCCAGCACATCTCTGGTGTCATCTTGTTCCACGAGACTCTCTACCAGAAAGCCGATGATGGAACACCCTTCGTTGAGCTTCTGAAGCAACGTAACATCCTCCCCGGTATCAAGGTCGACACGGGTGTCGTGCCACTCTTTGGCACCAACGACGAGTGCACGACCCAAGGTCTCGACGGTCTTCAGGAACGTTGCATCCAGTACAAAAAGGATGGATGCCACTTCGCTAAGTGGCGTTGTGTGTTGAAGATCAAGAAAGACACCCCAAGCAAACTGGCTATCTTGGAAAACGCCAATGTTTTGGCTCGTTACGCTTCCATCTGCCAGAGTGCCAGGATCGTACCCATCGTCGAGCCTGAAATTTTGCCTGATGGTGACCACGACCTTGCTCGTTGCCAAGCGGTTACAGAGGAAGTTCTGGCCGCCGTTTACAAG GCACTCAATGACCATCATGTGTACCTTGAGGGAACCCTGCTGAAACCAAACATGGTTACCCCAGGTCAGAGCTGCCCCAAGAAAGCTACTCCTCAAGAGATTGCAGCTGCCACAGTGACTGCTTTGTTGCGCACTGTGCCACCTGCAGTACCTGGTATCACCTTCCTTAGCGGTGGACAATCTGAGGAGGAGGCATCTGTGAACTTGGACGCCATCAACAAGTTCCCAGCCAACAAACCTTGGGCACTGACCTTCAGTTATGGTCGTGCTCTCCAAGCTTCTGTCCTCCGTGCATGGGGAGGCAAGAAGGAACAAATTAATGCTGGCCAACAAGAACTTATCAAGAGGGCTAAG GCTAACAGTGAATCGGCACTTGGCAAGTACGCAGGTGGCGTAACGGGAGCTGCCGGCGATGCCGCACTTTTCGTCGCAAACCATgcgtattaa